A part of Streptomyces sp. NBC_01497 genomic DNA contains:
- the map gene encoding type I methionyl aminopeptidase produces MIEILNSARLERARGTGALVADILHALKQRATVGTNLLEIDQWAKEMITEAGAQSCYVDYAPSFGRGPFGHYICTAVNDAVLHGRPHHSTLADGDLLTLDLAVVRDGVAADAAISFLVGKARPAASVTMIETTQRALAAGIAAAKPGARIGDLSHAIGTVLSDAGYPVNTEFGGHGIGSTMHQDPHVPNTGRPGRGYKLRPGLLLALEPWVMADTATLVTDADGWTLRSATGCRTAHTEHTIAITDDGAEILTLPTPARP; encoded by the coding sequence ATGATTGAGATCCTGAACTCCGCGCGACTGGAGCGGGCGAGGGGCACGGGCGCCCTGGTCGCCGACATCCTGCACGCCCTGAAGCAGCGCGCCACGGTCGGGACGAACCTGCTGGAGATCGATCAGTGGGCCAAGGAGATGATCACCGAAGCGGGGGCGCAGTCCTGCTACGTCGACTACGCGCCGTCCTTCGGGCGCGGCCCGTTCGGTCACTACATCTGCACGGCCGTCAACGACGCCGTCCTGCACGGGCGGCCTCACCACTCCACGCTGGCCGACGGGGATCTGCTGACGCTCGACCTGGCCGTGGTCAGGGACGGAGTGGCCGCGGACGCCGCGATCAGCTTCCTGGTGGGCAAGGCCCGGCCCGCGGCGAGCGTCACGATGATCGAGACGACACAACGGGCCCTCGCGGCCGGTATCGCCGCCGCCAAGCCAGGAGCACGCATCGGCGATCTCTCGCACGCCATCGGCACGGTTCTCAGCGACGCGGGCTACCCCGTCAACACCGAGTTCGGCGGCCACGGCATCGGCTCGACGATGCACCAGGACCCGCACGTCCCGAACACCGGACGGCCCGGCCGGGGCTACAAGCTGCGCCCCGGGCTGCTGCTCGCCCTGGAGCCCTGGGTCATGGCCGACACCGCCACGCTCGTCACCGACGCCGACGGCTGGACACTGCGCAGCGCGACGGGCTGCCGCACCGCGCACACCGAACACACCATCGCCATCACCGATGACGGCGCCGAGATCCTCACCCTTCCCACTCCGGCACGGCCGTAA
- a CDS encoding globin — protein MTEIRRGTLSEQTFYEAVGGEETFRRLVHRFYEGVAEDPLLRPMYPEEDLGPAEERFRLFLIQYWGGPRTYSEQRGHPRLRMRHAPFAVDSAARDAWLARMRVAVEELELPQEYEQQLWDYFTFAAQSMVNTPG, from the coding sequence GTGACAGAGATCAGGCGCGGCACGCTGAGTGAGCAGACGTTCTACGAGGCGGTCGGCGGCGAGGAGACGTTCCGCCGTCTGGTGCACCGCTTCTACGAGGGTGTCGCGGAGGACCCGCTGCTGCGGCCGATGTACCCGGAGGAAGACCTCGGCCCGGCCGAGGAGCGCTTCCGGCTGTTCCTGATCCAGTACTGGGGCGGCCCGCGCACCTACAGCGAGCAGCGCGGACACCCCCGGTTGCGGATGCGGCACGCGCCGTTCGCGGTCGACAGCGCGGCCCGTGACGCCTGGCTCGCCCGGATGCGGGTGGCCGTCGAGGAGCTGGAGCTGCCGCAGGAGTACGAGCAGCAGCTCTGGGACTACTTCACCTTCGCCGCCCAGTCCATGGTCAACACCCCCGGCTGA
- a CDS encoding N-acetylglucosamine kinase yields the protein MSDTPPSAVLAVDAGNSKTDVAVIGADGSVLGAARGGGFQPPIVGVQAAIDTLAVAVAAAAADAGLSASGVARHVSACLANADLPVEEEQLAAAIQERGWAATTDVRNDTFAILRAGLPSGDAPRGVAVVCGAGINCVGMRPDGRTARFPAIGQISGDWGGGSGLALEALWHAARAEDGRGGPTELVRALPAHFGLSTMYELIEALHLGRIESARRHELTPVLFTVAAAGDAIATSVVDRLAEEVVVMAGVALGKLDLLDEPAPVLLGGGVLAARHPQLDERIAELLAARAPKAVVDVVTAPPVLGAGLLGLDHLGAPASAHERLAAHYAR from the coding sequence ATGAGTGACACTCCCCCGTCGGCCGTCCTGGCGGTCGACGCGGGGAACAGCAAGACCGATGTGGCCGTGATCGGCGCCGACGGCTCGGTGCTCGGCGCGGCCCGCGGCGGCGGCTTCCAGCCGCCGATCGTCGGCGTACAGGCGGCCATCGACACCCTCGCGGTGGCGGTGGCCGCCGCCGCGGCGGACGCGGGCTTGTCCGCGTCCGGCGTGGCACGGCACGTCTCGGCGTGCCTCGCCAACGCCGACCTCCCCGTCGAGGAGGAGCAGTTGGCTGCGGCGATACAGGAGCGCGGGTGGGCGGCGACCACCGACGTGCGCAACGACACCTTCGCGATCCTGCGGGCGGGCCTGCCGAGCGGCGACGCGCCGCGCGGTGTTGCCGTCGTGTGCGGCGCGGGCATCAACTGCGTGGGCATGCGGCCCGACGGCCGCACGGCACGCTTCCCCGCGATCGGCCAGATCTCCGGCGACTGGGGCGGCGGCAGCGGCCTCGCGCTGGAGGCGCTGTGGCACGCGGCCCGCGCCGAGGACGGCAGGGGCGGACCGACCGAACTGGTCCGCGCGCTGCCCGCGCACTTCGGCCTGTCCACCATGTACGAGCTCATCGAGGCGCTGCACCTGGGCCGCATCGAGAGCGCCCGGCGGCACGAGCTGACGCCGGTCCTGTTCACGGTCGCCGCGGCCGGTGACGCGATCGCCACCTCGGTGGTGGACCGGCTGGCCGAGGAGGTCGTCGTGATGGCCGGCGTCGCGCTGGGCAAGCTCGACCTGCTGGACGAACCGGCCCCGGTGCTGCTCGGCGGCGGGGTGCTCGCCGCCCGTCATCCGCAGCTGGACGAGCGGATCGCCGAACTGCTGGCGGCCAGGGCACCCAAGGCCGTGGTGGACGTGGTGACGGCCCCGCCCGTGCTGGGTGCGGGGCTGCTCGGCCTGGACCACCTGGGCGCGCCCGCGTCGGCGCACGAACGCCTGGCGGCGCACTACGCGCGGTAG
- a CDS encoding 6-phospho-beta-glucosidase produces the protein MKLAVVGGGSTYTPELIDGFARLRDTLPIEELVLVDPAADRLDLVGGLARRIFAKQGHPGRIVTTSDLDAGVEGADAVLLQLRVGGQAARGQDETWPLECGCVGQETTGAGGLAKALRTVPVVLDIAERVRRTNPDAWIIDFTNPVGIVTRALLEAGHKAIGLCNVAIGFQRKFANHLGVSPSEVYLEHVGLNHLTWERGVRLGGPEGEDVLPKLLAEHGAAIAEDLHMPRAVVERLGVVPSYYLRYYYAHDEVVRELRTKPSRASEVAAMEKQLLEMYGDPKLDEKPALLAKRGGAYYSEAAVDLAASLLRGRGSAVQVVNTYNKGTLPFLPDDAVIEVQAKVTTTGAEPLAVAPVDPLYAGLIAHATAYEDLALKAALHGGRDRVYDALLANPLVGQFAYAEKLTDELIAHNREHLAWA, from the coding sequence ATGAAGCTCGCAGTGGTAGGCGGAGGATCCACCTACACACCTGAACTCATTGACGGATTCGCGCGGCTGAGGGACACCCTGCCGATCGAGGAGCTGGTGCTCGTCGACCCGGCGGCCGACCGTCTGGACCTGGTGGGGGGCCTCGCGCGCCGCATCTTCGCCAAGCAGGGCCACCCCGGCCGCATCGTCACCACCTCCGACCTGGACGCGGGCGTGGAGGGCGCCGACGCGGTGCTGCTGCAGCTGCGCGTCGGCGGCCAGGCCGCCCGCGGCCAGGACGAGACATGGCCGCTTGAGTGCGGCTGCGTCGGCCAGGAGACGACCGGCGCGGGCGGCCTCGCCAAGGCGCTGCGCACGGTGCCGGTCGTACTGGACATCGCCGAGCGGGTGCGCCGCACCAACCCGGACGCGTGGATCATCGACTTCACCAACCCGGTCGGGATCGTGACGCGCGCGCTGCTGGAGGCCGGGCACAAGGCCATCGGCCTGTGCAACGTGGCGATCGGCTTCCAGCGGAAGTTCGCGAACCACCTCGGCGTCTCACCGTCCGAGGTCTACCTGGAGCACGTGGGCCTCAACCACCTCACGTGGGAGCGGGGGGTGCGCCTCGGCGGCCCCGAGGGCGAGGACGTGCTGCCGAAGCTGCTCGCGGAGCACGGCGCCGCGATCGCCGAGGACCTGCACATGCCGCGCGCCGTGGTCGAGCGGCTCGGCGTCGTCCCCTCGTACTACCTGCGCTACTACTACGCGCACGACGAGGTCGTGCGCGAGCTGCGCACCAAGCCGTCCCGCGCCTCCGAGGTCGCGGCGATGGAGAAGCAACTGCTGGAGATGTACGGCGACCCGAAGCTGGACGAGAAGCCCGCGCTGCTCGCCAAGCGCGGCGGCGCGTACTACTCCGAGGCGGCCGTGGACCTGGCGGCCTCGCTCCTGCGCGGCCGGGGCAGCGCGGTGCAGGTCGTCAACACCTACAACAAGGGCACCTTGCCCTTCCTGCCGGACGACGCGGTCATCGAGGTACAGGCGAAGGTCACCACCACCGGCGCCGAGCCGCTCGCCGTCGCACCGGTCGACCCGCTGTACGCGGGCCTCATCGCGCACGCCACCGCGTACGAGGACCTGGCGCTCAAGGCCGCGCTGCACGGCGGCCGGGACCGGGTGTACGACGCGCTGCTCGCGAACCCGCTCGTCGGGCAGTTCGCGTACGCGGAGAAGCTCACGGACGAGCTGATCGCCCACAACCGGGAGCACCTGGCGTGGGCATGA
- a CDS encoding carbohydrate ABC transporter permease, giving the protein MTTTTLNPPLTASAPGADAGGAGAHRRKKFLNWVAVHALAIAAALFFVLPFVFVFLTSVMSDQQALTSDLWPHSWHWSNYATVFHAPGFLSWWKNSLMYAVLGTVFTVVSSTPVAYALAKFRFKGRRLAMILVISTMMLPPQVIVIPMYLVWAQQFHLSGSLWPLIIPMAFGDAYSIFLLRQFLLTIPNEYIESAKVDGCGELRALLRVVVPMAKPGIAAVALFQFFYCWNDYFGPQIYASQNPGAWTLSYGLESFKSAHSVNWNITMAATLLVMAPVIIVFFFAQKAFVEGVTLTGVKG; this is encoded by the coding sequence ATGACCACCACCACCCTGAACCCGCCGCTCACCGCTTCGGCCCCGGGCGCGGACGCGGGCGGCGCCGGAGCGCACCGCCGCAAGAAGTTCCTCAACTGGGTCGCGGTGCACGCGCTGGCGATAGCCGCCGCCCTGTTCTTCGTCCTGCCGTTCGTGTTCGTCTTCCTCACCTCGGTGATGAGCGACCAGCAGGCCCTCACGAGCGACCTGTGGCCGCACTCCTGGCACTGGTCGAACTACGCGACGGTCTTCCACGCCCCGGGCTTCCTCAGCTGGTGGAAGAACTCGCTGATGTACGCGGTCCTCGGCACCGTGTTCACCGTGGTGTCGTCGACCCCGGTGGCCTACGCGCTCGCCAAGTTCCGCTTCAAGGGCCGCCGGCTCGCGATGATCCTCGTCATCTCGACGATGATGCTGCCGCCGCAGGTCATCGTGATCCCCATGTACCTGGTGTGGGCGCAGCAGTTCCACCTCTCGGGCTCGCTGTGGCCGCTGATCATCCCGATGGCGTTCGGTGACGCGTACTCGATCTTCCTGCTGCGGCAGTTCCTGCTGACCATCCCCAACGAGTACATCGAGTCGGCGAAGGTCGACGGCTGCGGTGAGCTGCGGGCGCTGCTGCGGGTGGTCGTGCCGATGGCGAAGCCCGGCATCGCGGCCGTCGCGCTGTTCCAGTTCTTCTACTGCTGGAACGACTACTTCGGCCCGCAGATCTACGCCTCGCAGAACCCCGGCGCCTGGACCCTCAGCTACGGCCTGGAATCCTTCAAGAGCGCGCACAGCGTCAACTGGAACATCACGATGGCCGCGACCCTGCTGGTCATGGCCCCGGTCATCATCGTGTTCTTCTTCGCACAGAAGGCCTTCGTCGAAGGCGTCACCCTCACCGGAGTGAAGGGCTAA
- a CDS encoding carbohydrate ABC transporter permease, protein MALSLSSSAGASARSGTGTQPDMTLKRKRNRHRLKVLGFLSPWLIGFSVFFGYPLLATVYFSFMHYNQIEQPSFVGLKNWKYVLEQMPLFGPALWNTIWLVVVMVALRVVFGLGIGLLITKVKTGVGFFRTAFYLPYLAPPVAATVAFVFLLNPSTGPVNRVLGWIGINGPTWFNDPNWAKPSLVLLGLWGVGDLMVIFMASLLNVPKEQYEAADLDGAGAIAKFRYVTWPAITPIVLFAVVTGVVQTMQYYTQALVAGKIASGVSIGPGSVVQPGYPDHSTLTVPQLVYQLGFQNFNTGAACVLSLVLFVIAMAVTLLLMRKNAGLIPAED, encoded by the coding sequence ATGGCACTCTCCCTCTCGTCCTCGGCCGGCGCGTCCGCGCGCTCCGGCACCGGCACACAGCCGGACATGACACTGAAGCGGAAGCGCAACAGGCACCGGCTGAAGGTGCTGGGCTTCCTGTCGCCGTGGCTCATCGGCTTCTCCGTCTTCTTCGGATATCCGCTACTCGCGACCGTCTACTTCTCCTTCATGCACTACAACCAGATCGAGCAGCCCAGTTTCGTGGGCCTCAAGAACTGGAAGTACGTGCTGGAGCAGATGCCGCTGTTCGGCCCGGCCCTGTGGAACACCATCTGGCTGGTCGTCGTGATGGTCGCGCTGCGCGTGGTGTTCGGCCTCGGCATCGGCCTGCTCATCACCAAGGTCAAGACGGGCGTCGGGTTCTTCCGCACCGCCTTCTACCTGCCCTACCTGGCACCGCCGGTGGCCGCGACCGTCGCCTTCGTCTTCCTGCTCAACCCGTCGACAGGACCCGTCAACCGGGTGCTCGGCTGGATCGGCATCAACGGCCCGACCTGGTTCAACGACCCGAACTGGGCGAAGCCCTCGCTGGTGCTGCTCGGCCTGTGGGGTGTCGGCGACCTGATGGTCATCTTCATGGCGTCGCTGCTCAACGTGCCGAAGGAGCAGTACGAGGCGGCCGACCTGGACGGCGCGGGCGCCATCGCCAAGTTCCGCTACGTGACCTGGCCCGCTATCACCCCGATCGTGCTGTTCGCGGTGGTGACGGGCGTCGTGCAGACCATGCAGTACTACACGCAGGCCCTGGTGGCGGGGAAGATCGCCTCCGGTGTCTCGATCGGCCCCGGCTCGGTCGTCCAGCCCGGCTACCCCGACCACTCCACCCTGACCGTGCCCCAGCTCGTCTACCAGCTGGGCTTCCAGAACTTCAACACCGGCGCGGCGTGCGTGCTCTCGCTCGTGCTGTTCGTCATCGCGATGGCCGTGACCCTGCTGCTGATGCGCAAGAACGCGGGCCTGATCCCGGCGGAGGACTGA
- a CDS encoding ABC transporter substrate-binding protein, which yields MAGWRIRSCVPVAFGAAAALLLAGCANPSTGSAHDDPTKPVTLKFWHGWSDSNEVKAINASIARFEKLHPNIKVQSTGNVSDDTINQALRAGGSDTPDVVTSFTTNNVGQYCSSGMWADLDPFLQKDGIDKSKVFPKTLLDYTQYKGDQCALPLLADAYGLYYNKDDFKAAGIATPPKTMSEFQADAVKLTKHAKNGSITRAGFMPNFRLYQNSPDRMLAQWGPTYFDKQGKAQLADDPAVTKFFTSMNDISAAEGGHQKLENLRAGFGDEYSDGNAFLQGKLAMHMDGEWRGLMLKDAGAKFHWAVAPLPVPDDQADTYGRGYLTGTVTGIAHSSTHQNAAWELVKFLTTNTDQVVDFANAIHNVPSTNAALASPKLTPDPNFRAFIKIAQNKYSSAIPPSENGGMYITSFQDFAYSEEEGSVKNLHAGLKALDKQIDADDLQSES from the coding sequence ATGGCAGGTTGGCGTATACGCTCCTGCGTGCCCGTGGCATTCGGCGCCGCCGCGGCACTGCTGCTCGCCGGATGTGCCAATCCGAGCACCGGCAGCGCCCATGACGATCCGACCAAACCGGTCACGCTGAAGTTCTGGCACGGCTGGTCGGACAGCAACGAGGTCAAGGCGATCAACGCCAGCATCGCCCGCTTCGAGAAGCTGCACCCGAACATCAAGGTGCAGTCCACCGGCAACGTCTCGGACGACACCATCAACCAGGCGCTGCGCGCCGGTGGTTCCGACACCCCGGACGTGGTGACGTCCTTCACCACGAACAACGTCGGCCAGTACTGCTCGTCCGGTATGTGGGCCGACCTCGACCCGTTCCTGCAGAAGGACGGGATCGACAAGAGCAAGGTCTTCCCGAAGACCCTGCTCGACTACACCCAGTACAAGGGCGACCAGTGCGCGCTGCCGCTGCTGGCCGACGCGTACGGGCTCTACTACAACAAGGACGACTTCAAGGCGGCCGGCATCGCCACCCCGCCGAAGACCATGTCCGAGTTCCAGGCCGACGCGGTCAAGCTGACGAAGCACGCCAAGAACGGCTCGATCACCCGCGCCGGGTTCATGCCCAACTTCCGTCTGTACCAGAACAGCCCGGACCGCATGCTGGCGCAGTGGGGCCCCACCTATTTCGACAAGCAGGGCAAGGCGCAGCTCGCCGACGACCCCGCGGTCACCAAGTTCTTCACGTCCATGAACGACATCTCGGCGGCCGAGGGCGGACACCAGAAGCTGGAGAACCTGCGCGCCGGCTTCGGTGACGAGTACTCGGACGGCAACGCCTTCCTCCAGGGCAAGCTGGCGATGCACATGGACGGCGAGTGGCGCGGCCTGATGCTGAAGGACGCCGGTGCCAAGTTCCACTGGGCCGTCGCGCCGCTGCCGGTCCCGGACGACCAGGCCGACACGTACGGCCGCGGCTACCTGACCGGCACCGTCACCGGCATCGCGCACAGCAGCACGCACCAGAACGCGGCCTGGGAGCTGGTCAAGTTCCTGACGACCAACACGGACCAGGTGGTGGACTTCGCCAACGCGATCCACAACGTGCCCTCCACGAACGCCGCGCTCGCCTCGCCGAAGCTGACGCCCGACCCCAACTTCCGGGCGTTCATCAAGATCGCGCAGAACAAGTACAGCTCCGCGATCCCCCCGTCGGAGAACGGCGGCATGTACATCACCTCCTTCCAGGACTTCGCGTACTCCGAGGAGGAGGGCAGCGTGAAGAACCTCCACGCGGGCCTGAAGGCCCTCGACAAACAGATCGACGCCGACGACCTCCAGTCGGAGAGCTGA
- a CDS encoding ROK family transcriptional regulator, translated as MNDRAALDLLIAHGPLTRTRIGELTGLSKPTASQLLNRLEAAGLVRATGRVSGRPGPNAALYEIEPTASYVAALAVGHTGISAQIADITGAVVGTCRVEADAVAADVRGRTAQLVAEAVDGALAEAGVGHGDLHCAVIGTPGAIDRSSGELRYAPHLPGWHSRTLLADLAEVLGTPVVIENDVNLAALAEQYEGAAQDFDDYVLTWLDRGVGAAIVLGGTLLRGATGGAGEIGYMPLPGAPLARGGSAAWAGDDAGGGFQSQVSAVAVRALAGGAPLDEALADEAVRRTVAERLATGIAAVVAVVDPELVVLSGSVAQAGGEALREAVDAELTGLALPRPLLRISDIDGDPILTGALRTALTQARDAVFDTSRFDTAR; from the coding sequence ATGAACGACCGGGCGGCGCTCGATCTGCTCATCGCACACGGCCCGCTGACCAGGACCAGGATCGGTGAACTGACCGGGCTGTCCAAGCCCACCGCGTCCCAGTTGCTCAACCGCCTGGAGGCCGCGGGCCTGGTCCGCGCCACCGGCAGGGTGAGCGGCCGCCCAGGACCCAACGCGGCGCTGTACGAGATCGAGCCGACGGCCTCGTACGTCGCCGCGCTCGCCGTCGGCCACACCGGCATCAGCGCCCAGATCGCCGACATCACCGGCGCGGTGGTGGGCACCTGCCGGGTCGAGGCGGACGCCGTCGCCGCGGACGTCCGGGGCCGCACGGCCCAACTCGTCGCCGAGGCCGTGGACGGCGCGCTCGCCGAGGCCGGGGTCGGCCACGGCGACCTGCACTGCGCGGTCATCGGCACGCCCGGCGCGATCGACCGCTCCAGCGGCGAACTGCGGTACGCGCCGCACCTGCCCGGCTGGCACTCCCGCACGCTGCTCGCCGACCTCGCCGAGGTACTCGGCACCCCCGTCGTCATCGAGAACGACGTGAACCTCGCGGCGCTCGCCGAACAGTACGAGGGCGCCGCCCAGGACTTCGACGACTACGTGCTGACCTGGCTCGACCGGGGCGTCGGCGCCGCGATCGTGCTCGGCGGCACGCTGCTGCGCGGCGCGACCGGCGGCGCGGGCGAGATCGGCTACATGCCCCTGCCCGGCGCCCCGCTGGCCCGCGGCGGCTCCGCCGCGTGGGCGGGCGACGACGCGGGCGGCGGTTTCCAGAGCCAGGTCTCCGCGGTCGCCGTCCGGGCGCTCGCCGGCGGCGCCCCACTGGACGAGGCGCTGGCGGACGAGGCCGTACGCAGGACCGTCGCCGAACGCCTCGCCACCGGGATCGCCGCGGTGGTCGCGGTGGTCGATCCGGAACTCGTGGTGCTCTCGGGCTCCGTGGCCCAGGCGGGCGGCGAAGCGCTGCGTGAGGCGGTGGACGCCGAACTCACCGGGCTCGCACTGCCGAGGCCCCTGCTGCGGATCAGTGACATCGACGGCGATCCGATCCTGACGGGGGCGCTGCGCACCGCGCTCACGCAGGCCAGGGACGCGGTCTTCGACACGAGCCGCTTCGATACCGCGCGGTAG
- a CDS encoding helix-turn-helix transcriptional regulator, which translates to MDQNTELRDFLRSRRGRLSPEAAGLAPGGGARRVPGLRREEVAHLAGMSTDYYTRLEQGRHPHVSGGVLDAVARALRMDDVERDYLFELVRARIARPARSPGTVTRRVRPEVHQMLDVLGDVAPAVVINHRQDVLASNRLARALITDFEVLAGRQRNLARLVLLDPAVRALFVDWEEMAEITVAVLRLASGRHPDDALLNELIGEVMAKVPKAGTWWASHRISQCVHATTPLHHPVVGPLTLRFETLSFPADPDHTLGLFTAEPGSPSAQALSLLASWTAPEIRADPEVPGRTGPGEPHRT; encoded by the coding sequence ATGGATCAGAACACGGAGCTGCGGGACTTCCTCCGCTCGCGCCGGGGCCGGCTGAGCCCCGAGGCGGCGGGCCTGGCGCCAGGAGGAGGCGCCCGCAGGGTGCCTGGGCTGCGCCGGGAGGAGGTGGCGCACCTGGCCGGGATGAGCACCGACTACTACACCCGCCTGGAACAGGGCCGTCACCCGCACGTCTCCGGGGGCGTGCTGGACGCGGTGGCGCGCGCCCTGCGCATGGACGACGTGGAACGCGACTACCTGTTCGAGCTCGTCCGGGCACGCATCGCGCGCCCTGCCCGGAGCCCTGGCACGGTGACGCGGCGGGTGCGGCCGGAAGTGCATCAGATGCTGGACGTCCTGGGCGACGTCGCACCGGCGGTGGTCATCAACCACCGTCAGGACGTGCTGGCCTCCAACCGCCTGGCCCGAGCCCTGATCACGGACTTCGAGGTGCTGGCCGGCCGGCAGCGCAACCTCGCCCGGCTGGTCCTGCTCGACCCGGCCGTCCGCGCACTGTTCGTGGACTGGGAGGAGATGGCGGAGATCACCGTGGCAGTCCTGCGACTGGCGTCCGGCCGTCACCCCGACGACGCCCTGCTCAACGAGCTGATCGGCGAAGTGATGGCCAAGGTGCCGAAGGCGGGGACCTGGTGGGCGAGCCACCGGATCTCCCAGTGCGTGCACGCGACGACCCCGCTCCACCACCCTGTGGTCGGTCCGCTCACCCTGCGCTTCGAGACGCTGTCGTTCCCCGCCGATCCCGACCACACCCTGGGCCTGTTCACGGCGGAACCCGGCTCCCCTTCCGCGCAGGCCCTTTCCCTGCTGGCCAGTTGGACCGCGCCCGAGATCCGTGCGGACCCGGAGGTACCGGGCCGCACCGGTCCCGGCGAACCGCACCGCACCTGA
- a CDS encoding mechanosensitive ion channel family protein, protein MSWSLPAGVPLAAPNPAPDSLGEATERANDAASWVGQNWSTWLSVGLRIILITLIALVLRQLLRKALTRLIARMNRSVQAVEGTALGGLLVNAERRRQRSEAIGSVLRSVTSFLILGTAALMVLGALNINLAPLLASAGVAGVALGFGARNLVTDFLSGVFMILEDQYGVGDTIDAGVASGEVIEVGLRVTKLRGEGGEIWYVRNGEVKRIGNLSQGWATAGVDVTVRPTEDLDRVRSVILATTEQLAKEDPWNERLWGPVEVLGLDSVQLDSMTIRLSAKTMPGQSLRVERELRWRIKQAFDEAGIPLVGGALPLVAEDVADPSAGVAPPSALASPTSPQSTEASPLPSAQPNVNK, encoded by the coding sequence GTGTCCTGGTCCCTGCCGGCGGGCGTGCCGCTCGCCGCCCCGAACCCCGCGCCCGACAGCCTCGGCGAGGCCACGGAGCGGGCGAACGACGCGGCGAGCTGGGTCGGGCAGAACTGGTCCACCTGGCTGAGCGTCGGGCTGCGCATCATCCTGATCACGCTGATCGCGCTGGTGCTGCGGCAGTTGCTGCGCAAGGCCCTGACCCGGCTGATCGCCCGGATGAACCGCAGTGTGCAGGCGGTGGAGGGCACCGCGCTCGGCGGCCTGCTGGTCAACGCGGAGCGGCGCAGACAGCGCTCCGAGGCGATCGGTTCCGTGCTGCGCTCGGTGACGTCGTTCCTGATCCTCGGCACGGCCGCGCTGATGGTGCTGGGGGCGCTGAACATCAATCTGGCGCCCCTGCTCGCCTCGGCCGGGGTGGCCGGCGTCGCACTGGGATTCGGCGCGCGCAACCTGGTCACGGACTTCCTCTCCGGTGTGTTCATGATCCTGGAGGACCAGTACGGCGTGGGCGACACGATCGACGCGGGGGTCGCGTCCGGCGAGGTCATCGAGGTCGGGCTGCGGGTGACGAAGCTGCGCGGCGAGGGCGGCGAGATCTGGTACGTGCGCAACGGCGAGGTCAAGCGGATAGGGAACCTCAGCCAGGGCTGGGCGACCGCCGGTGTCGATGTGACGGTGCGGCCCACCGAGGATCTGGACCGGGTGCGGTCGGTCATTCTCGCCACCACGGAGCAGCTGGCCAAGGAGGACCCGTGGAACGAGCGCCTCTGGGGCCCCGTGGAGGTCCTGGGCCTCGATTCCGTGCAGTTGGACTCGATGACGATCCGGCTGTCCGCGAAGACGATGCCCGGCCAGTCGCTGCGGGTGGAGCGGGAGCTGCGCTGGCGGATCAAGCAGGCGTTCGACGAGGCGGGCATCCCCCTCGTGGGCGGTGCGCTGCCCCTCGTGGCGGAGGACGTGGCCGACCCCTCGGCCGGGGTCGCCCCGCCGTCCGCGCTGGCCAGCCCGACATCCCCGCAGTCGACTGAGGCGTCGCCGCTGCCGTCCGCCCAGCCGAACGTCAACAAGTAG